A region from the Phycisphaeraceae bacterium genome encodes:
- a CDS encoding amidohydrolase family protein, protein MPVILDVHSHAWQFPDDMSDDFRQQAVRGRADVKLDLRISLGDYRAKSRPGVKTVVFGGKARLSGLWVDDRFVARYCTQDSKNLIPFLSVDPTQDGWLAEMRHGHEELGMRGIKLLPMYAGFYPHDARLDPLWRYAARNNLPVLLHTGTTFIAQAPLDCTLPRHLDAVASRFPDVKIILAHLGHPYEGECIVTIRKHDNVYADISALHYRPFQLYQSLMLVQEYGVWHKVLFGTDYPFTTVNSTIDGLHNLNKMLEGTALPRLDTRQIDAMIYRDSMSLLNLK, encoded by the coding sequence ATGCCCGTCATTCTTGATGTTCATTCCCACGCCTGGCAATTTCCCGATGACATGTCGGACGATTTTCGTCAACAGGCGGTGCGAGGCAGAGCGGATGTGAAACTTGACCTTCGCATCTCACTGGGCGACTACCGCGCCAAGTCGAGGCCGGGTGTCAAGACCGTGGTTTTCGGGGGCAAGGCTCGTTTAAGCGGCTTGTGGGTCGATGACCGCTTCGTTGCCAGATATTGCACGCAGGACTCAAAGAACCTCATACCGTTTCTCTCGGTGGATCCGACGCAGGACGGCTGGCTGGCGGAAATGCGTCACGGTCACGAAGAGCTGGGAATGCGCGGCATCAAGCTGCTGCCGATGTACGCAGGTTTCTATCCGCATGACGCACGGCTCGATCCGCTCTGGCGTTACGCCGCTCGAAACAATCTGCCCGTGCTGCTCCACACCGGAACGACATTCATCGCGCAGGCTCCGCTCGACTGCACGCTCCCGCGACACCTCGATGCGGTCGCATCACGTTTTCCCGATGTGAAAATCATCCTCGCTCACCTGGGCCATCCTTACGAGGGCGAGTGCATCGTCACGATCCGCAAACACGACAATGTTTACGCTGACATCAGCGCGCTGCACTACCGGCCATTCCAGCTCTACCAATCTCTGATGCTGGTGCAGGAATACGGCGTGTGGCACAAGGTACTCTTCGGCACTGACTACCCGTTCACCACGGTCAACTCGACCATTGACGGTCTGCACAACCTCAACAAGATGCTCGAAGGAACCGCTCTGCCGCGACTCGACACCCGACAGATCGACGCGATGATATACCGCGACTCAATGAGTCTCCTGAATCTCAAATAG
- a CDS encoding dihydrodipicolinate synthase family protein → MAKKRELQGVLPVFQTPYKKDESIDATTLEKEIEWIYDLGADGIVMAMVSEILRLSSEEREQLAELACRFGRKRGVVVISVGAESSKLAERYAKQAQAVGADAVMAIPPVSIGIGESELLAYYRRIIEAIRIPVIVQDASGYVGKPMSIGLQAKLLAEYGPTRVQYKPEATPIGPKLSELRDATKGKARVFEGTGGIALVDSYRRGIVGTMPGADLLRAIVPLWHALEIGKWDRAYAIWQPLACLVDQQKSLDAFLAVEKYLLVKQGVFKNTIVRGPVGYHMDAETRAEVDRLFDLMIEAVENV, encoded by the coding sequence ATGGCTAAGAAACGTGAGCTTCAGGGCGTTCTGCCTGTTTTTCAGACGCCATACAAAAAAGATGAGTCGATCGACGCGACCACGCTCGAAAAGGAAATCGAGTGGATCTATGACCTCGGTGCTGACGGCATCGTCATGGCGATGGTGTCGGAAATCCTGCGGCTCTCCAGCGAGGAGCGTGAACAGCTCGCCGAACTGGCGTGCCGATTCGGACGCAAGCGCGGCGTCGTGGTCATCAGCGTCGGAGCGGAGAGCAGCAAGCTGGCGGAACGCTATGCAAAACAAGCGCAGGCTGTCGGCGCCGATGCGGTCATGGCGATCCCGCCTGTGTCGATCGGCATCGGTGAAAGCGAGCTGCTGGCGTATTACCGACGAATCATTGAAGCCATCCGCATACCGGTCATCGTGCAGGACGCCAGCGGCTACGTCGGCAAACCCATGTCCATCGGCCTTCAGGCGAAACTCCTCGCGGAGTACGGCCCGACCCGTGTGCAATACAAGCCGGAAGCGACACCGATCGGCCCGAAGCTTTCCGAGTTGCGTGACGCCACCAAGGGTAAGGCCCGCGTATTCGAGGGCACCGGCGGCATCGCACTGGTGGACAGCTACCGTCGCGGAATTGTCGGCACCATGCCCGGCGCGGATCTGCTCCGAGCCATCGTCCCGCTCTGGCATGCACTGGAAATCGGCAAGTGGGATCGCGCCTACGCGATCTGGCAACCGCTGGCGTGCCTGGTGGACCAGCAGAAAAGCCTCGACGCTTTCCTGGCTGTCGAAAAGTACCTGCTGGTGAAGCAAGGCGTGTTCAAGAACACCATCGTGCGCGGGCCGGTCGGCTATCACATGGATGCGGAGACCCGTGCTGAGGTCGATCGCCTGTTTGATCTGATGATCGAAGCTGTGGAAAACGTGTAG
- a CDS encoding alanine racemase, protein MSATIPYDIPTPALVIDEVAVKRNIARLADYGRKHLIGIRPHTKTHKSIRMAKAQLDAGAVGLTVAKVGEAEVMAVTGGDLLLAYPALDPFRTGRIAELAKAHSVRVSLDSTLAADNIASAADKIGVTVGMLADIDVGMHRTGVQTIEQSLALAQHISRLKGARLDGIMFYVGHIWGPPADMVTKLGEVNRFIQSAIDLWKKHGLEARIVTGGSTPTAFESHHVPAQTEIRPGTYIYYDRNCLAGNWCTLDDCAARIIATVMSDAVPDKVIVDAGNKTLTMDPLATDAKTGGHGLVVEYPLAKLTRLSEEHGEMDLSAYTRRPKLGDRVQIVPNHVCPCVNLHNSAWLRREDGKLEKLPIDARGLLS, encoded by the coding sequence ATGTCAGCCACCATTCCCTACGACATTCCGACTCCTGCTTTGGTCATTGACGAAGTTGCCGTCAAACGCAACATCGCGAGGCTCGCTGATTACGGCCGCAAACATCTGATCGGCATCCGCCCGCATACCAAGACGCATAAATCAATCCGCATGGCCAAGGCGCAACTGGACGCCGGAGCGGTCGGCCTGACGGTGGCGAAAGTCGGCGAGGCTGAAGTCATGGCCGTGACCGGCGGCGATCTGTTGCTGGCCTATCCCGCGCTCGACCCCTTCCGCACGGGCCGTATCGCTGAACTGGCAAAGGCGCACTCAGTCCGCGTGAGTCTCGACTCGACCCTGGCGGCGGACAACATCGCATCCGCAGCCGACAAAATCGGTGTCACTGTCGGCATGCTCGCGGACATCGACGTGGGCATGCACCGGACGGGTGTGCAGACCATCGAGCAGTCGCTCGCGCTGGCGCAGCATATTTCCCGACTCAAGGGAGCGCGACTCGACGGCATCATGTTTTACGTCGGACACATCTGGGGACCGCCGGCGGACATGGTGACTAAGCTCGGCGAGGTGAACCGGTTCATCCAGTCCGCGATAGACCTCTGGAAAAAGCACGGACTCGAAGCGCGTATCGTCACCGGCGGATCGACGCCCACCGCCTTTGAATCGCATCACGTACCGGCCCAGACAGAAATACGGCCCGGCACCTACATCTATTACGACCGGAATTGTCTGGCGGGGAACTGGTGTACGCTCGATGACTGTGCCGCTCGCATCATTGCGACCGTGATGAGCGACGCGGTGCCTGACAAAGTCATCGTGGATGCGGGCAACAAGACCTTGACGATGGACCCGCTCGCGACAGACGCAAAGACCGGCGGTCACGGTCTGGTCGTCGAGTACCCCCTCGCCAAGCTCACCCGTCTGAGCGAGGAGCACGGCGAGATGGACCTCTCCGCTTACACCCGGAGACCGAAGCTCGGCGACCGTGTTCAGATCGTGCCCAACCACGTCTGCCCCTGCGTCAATCTTCACAACTCCGCGTGGCTTCGCCGTGAGGACGGCAAGCTCGAAAAACTACCCATCGACGCACGCGGATTGCTTTCCTGA